One genomic region from Apodemus sylvaticus chromosome 1, mApoSyl1.1, whole genome shotgun sequence encodes:
- the Sec23ip gene encoding SEC23-interacting protein isoform X2, with protein MADRKANGGGASAPSSGTNLLFSSSATEFSFNVPFIPVTQTAASPASLLLPGEDSTDVGEEDSFLGQTSVHTSTPQTFSYFSQVSGSSDPFGNIGQPPLTTSAVSAGQSALPKPVATLPFAAGSQDMLNAFPPSVSKAPYGAAPSSQMGTSTYLPSQPSSLPPNFGSPPQGIPQQGHNPYRHTPVSSRANPYITPPQLQQCQTPGHSSYPPPSGPPVQTYQMPPGPLPPLPTAVQSPAQQVPARPAGPLVPGPPPFVLQNQYEPVQPHWFYCKEVEYKQLWMPFSVLDSLNLEEIYNSVQPDPESVVLGTDGGRYDVYLYDRMRKSVYWEEEPAEVRRCTWFYKGDTDSRFIPYTEEFSEKLEAEYKKAVTTNQWHRRLEFPSGETIVMHNPKVIVQFQPSSVPDEWGTTQDGQTRPRVVKRGIDDNLDEIPDGEMPQVDHLVFMVHGIGPVCDLRFRSIIECVDDFRVVSLKLLQTHFKKSVDEGKVSRVEFLPVHWHSALGGHATGVDRNIKKITLPSIGRFRHFTNETLLDVLFYNSPTYCQSIVEKVGVEINRLHSLFMSRNPNFKGKVSVAGHSLGSLILFDILSNQKDMSVSKSPGSVAVSNGVMKHSNFQEKQISEESKLMSDESCDLDVEDEEPLTLHGTLEALSLCDYISTFEKEKIDMESLLMCTVDDLKEMGIPLGPRKKIANFVKLKAAKLEQKKATAEKKAALTALTKGQDENVPKTKEMASPSSEANESKRKLSVGAYVSSVRVDYESFEVGTGQVSVAYSSLDFETEIFFALGSPIGMFLTIRGVDRIDENYRLPTCKGFFNIYHPLDPVAYRLEPMIAPDLDLKAVLIPHHKGRKRLHLELKESLSRMGSDLKQGFISSLKSAWQTLNEFARAHTSSTQLQEELEKVANQIKEEEEKHVVEEKIVESPEFSKDEDYLGKVGMLNGGRRIDYVLQEKPIESFNEYLFALQSHLCYWESEDTALLLLKEIYRTMNISPEQPQH; from the exons AGGACTCCACAGATGTCGGTGAGGAGGATAGCTTCCTTGGTCAGACTTCTGTTCACACATCCACCCCACAGACATTCAGTTACTTCTCTCAGGTATCAGGCAGTAGTGATCCTTTTGGGAACATTGGACAGCCACCCTTGACGACATCAGCAGTGTCAGCCGGACAGTCAGCACTTCCCAAGCCCGTAGCCACACTCCCTTTTGCAGCTGGATCCCAAGATATGCTGAATGCCTTTCCACCATCTGTTTCCAAGGCTCCCTATGGTGCTGCACCTTCCTCACAGATGGGAACAAGTACCTATTTGCCTTCTCAGCCAAGTAGTCTCCCTCCAAATTTTGGGAGCCCACCCCAGGGGATTCCTCAACAAGGACATAATCCATATCGCCACACTCCTGTCAGCAGCCGGGCAAATCCCTATATAACACCTCCACAACTACAGCAGTGTCAGACGCCAGGCCACTCCTCCTACCCTCCGCCTTCTGGACCCCCTGTGCAGACATACCAGATGCCGCCAGGACCACTGCCTCCG ctTCCTACAGCAGTGCAGTCACCAGCACAGCAAGTCCCTGCCAGACCCGCAGGACCCCTTGTGCCGGGGCCACCTCCTTTTGTACTTCAGAACCAGTACGAACCTGTTCAGCCACACTGGTTTTACTGCAAGGAGGTAGAATACAAACAGCTCTGGATGCCTTTCAGTGTGCTTGACTCTTTGAACCTCGAAGAGATCTATAATTCAG TGCAGCCAGATCCTGAGAGTGTGGTTCTAGGCACGGATGGCGGACGCTATGACGTGTACCTGTATGACCGCATGAGGAAGTCTGTGTACTGGGAAGAGGAGCCAGCTGAAGTGAGACGCTGCACTTGGTTTTACAAGGGGGACACAGACAGCAGATTTATTCCCTATACAGAGGAGTTCAGTGAAAAACTAGAG GCTGAGTATAAAAAAGCTGTAACCACAAATCAGTGGCACCGCAGACTAGAATTTCCAAGTGGAGAGACTATCGTTATGCATAACCCAAAG GTTATTGTCCAGTTCCAGCCTTCTTCAGTGCCTGATGAGTGGGGGACGACACAGGATGGACAGACAAGGCCCAGAGTTGTAAAGCGTGGAATTGACGACAACCTTGATGAAATTCCTGAtg GGGAAATGCCTCAAGTTGACCATTTGGTGTTCATGGTGCATGGCATTGGGCCTGTATGTGACTTGCGCTTTAGAAGCATTATTGAATGTG tggatgATTTTAGGGTGGTTTCTCTCAAGTTGCTGCAGACACACTTCAAGAAGTCTGTAGATGAAGGGAAAGTCAGCAGAGTGGAGTTCCTGCCAGTTCACTGGCACAGCGCCCTGGGTGGGCATGCCACGGGTGTTGACAG gAATATCAAGAAAATTACCTTGCCAAGTATCGGTCGGTTCCGGCACTTTACCAATGAGACTCTGCtagatgttttattttacaaTAGTCCTACCTACTGCCAGTCAATTGTGGAGAAGGTGGGAGTGGAGATAAACCGGCTACACTCACTGTTTATGAGTCGGAACCCAAACTTCAAAGGAAAGGTCTCGGTTGCTGGTCACAGTTTAG GTTCTTTGATACTGTTTGACATATTGTCTAATCAAAAAGATATGAGTGTCTCTAAGTCTCCAGGATCTGTGGCTGTTTCAAATGGAGTTATGAAACATTCAAATTTTCAGGAAAAGCAG ATATCTGAAGAGTCAAAGTTGATGTCCGATGAGTCATGTGACCTTGATGTTGAAGATGAAGAACCCCTAACTTTGCATGGAACCCTGGAAGCACTCAGCCTGTGTGATTACATTAGCacttttgaaaaggaaaagattGATATGGAATCTCTG CTTATGTGTACAGTTGATGACCTGAAGGAGATGGGGATACCCCTTGGGCCCAGGAAGAAGATAGCCAATTTTGTAAAACTTAAAGCAGCCAAACTG GAGCAGAAAAAAGCAACAGCAGAAAAGAAGGCAGCGCTGACTGCTTTGACAAAAGGACAAGATGAGAATGTTCCAAAAACTAAGGAAATGGCATCTCCATCTTCAGAAGCGAACGAGTCCAAGAGGAAGCTCTCAGTTGGGGCTTATGTGTCTTCTGTACGGGTTGATTATGAATCTTTTGAAGTTGGCACAGGACAG gtttctgttgcttacaGCTCATTAGACTTTGAAACGGAGATTTTCTTTGCCCTGGGCTCTCCAATTGGCATGTTTCTCACTATTCGAGGTGTGGATAGGATCGATGAGAACTATCGCCTCCCTACCTGCAAAGGCTTCTTCAATATTTACCATCCG CTCGATCCAGTGGCATACAGATTAGAGCCCATGATTGCTCCAGATTTGGACTTAAAAGCTGTTCTCATTCCACATcacaaaggcagaaagagactTCACTTAG AGTTGAAAGAAAGCCTTTCTCGAATGGGATCTGATTTGAAGCAGGGCTTTATCAGCTCTCTGAAAAGTGCTTGGCAAACACTCAATGAATTCGCCCGTGCTCACACCTCTTCTACTCAGTTGCAAGAAGAACTAGAGAAGGTCGCCAACCAAatcaaagaggaagaggaaaagcatGTAGTTGAAG AAAAGATTGTTGAAAGTCCAGAATTTTCCAAGGATGAGGACTACTTAGGAAAGGTTGGAATGTTAAATGGAGGCCGCCGGATTGATTATGTTCTTCAAGAAAAGCCAATCGAGAGTTTTAATGAGTATCTTTTTGCACTTCAGAGTCACTTATGTTATTG GGAATCTGAAGATACTGCCCTCTtgttacttaaagaaatttatcGAACAATGAACATTAGTCCAGAGCAGCCCCAGCATTGA
- the Sec23ip gene encoding SEC23-interacting protein isoform X1, translated as MADRKANGGGASAPSSGTNLLFSSSATEFSFNVPFIPVTQTAASPASLLLPGEDSTDVGEEDSFLGQTSVHTSTPQTFSYFSQVSGSSDPFGNIGQPPLTTSAVSAGQSALPKPVATLPFAAGSQDMLNAFPPSVSKAPYGAAPSSQMGTSTYLPSQPSSLPPNFGSPPQGIPQQGHNPYRHTPVSSRANPYITPPQLQQCQTPGHSSYPPPSGPPVQTYQMPPGPLPPLPTAVQSPAQQVPARPAGPLVPGPPPFVLQNQYEPVQPHWFYCKEVEYKQLWMPFSVLDSLNLEEIYNSVQPDPESVVLGTDGGRYDVYLYDRMRKSVYWEEEPAEVRRCTWFYKGDTDSRFIPYTEEFSEKLEAEYKKAVTTNQWHRRLEFPSGETIVMHNPKVIVQFQPSSVPDEWGTTQDGQTRPRVVKRGIDDNLDEIPDGEMPQVDHLVFMVHGIGPVCDLRFRSIIECVDDFRVVSLKLLQTHFKKSVDEGKVSRVEFLPVHWHSALGGHATGVDRNIKKITLPSIGRFRHFTNETLLDVLFYNSPTYCQSIVEKVGVEINRLHSLFMSRNPNFKGKVSVAGHSLGSLILFDILSNQKDMSVSKSPGSVAVSNGVMKHSNFQEKQISEESKLMSDESCDLDVEDEEPLTLHGTLEALSLCDYISTFEKEKIDMESLLMCTVDDLKEMGIPLGPRKKIANFVKLKAAKLEQKKATAEKKAALTALTKGQDENVPKTKEMASPSSEANESKRKLSVGAYVSSVRVDYESFEVGTGQVSVAYSSLDFETEIFFALGSPIGMFLTIRGVDRIDENYRLPTCKGFFNIYHPLDPVAYRLEPMIAPDLDLKAVLIPHHKGRKRLHLELKESLSRMGSDLKQGFISSLKSAWQTLNEFARAHTSSTQLQEELEKVANQIKEEEEKHVVEAEKIVESPEFSKDEDYLGKVGMLNGGRRIDYVLQEKPIESFNEYLFALQSHLCYWESEDTALLLLKEIYRTMNISPEQPQH; from the exons AGGACTCCACAGATGTCGGTGAGGAGGATAGCTTCCTTGGTCAGACTTCTGTTCACACATCCACCCCACAGACATTCAGTTACTTCTCTCAGGTATCAGGCAGTAGTGATCCTTTTGGGAACATTGGACAGCCACCCTTGACGACATCAGCAGTGTCAGCCGGACAGTCAGCACTTCCCAAGCCCGTAGCCACACTCCCTTTTGCAGCTGGATCCCAAGATATGCTGAATGCCTTTCCACCATCTGTTTCCAAGGCTCCCTATGGTGCTGCACCTTCCTCACAGATGGGAACAAGTACCTATTTGCCTTCTCAGCCAAGTAGTCTCCCTCCAAATTTTGGGAGCCCACCCCAGGGGATTCCTCAACAAGGACATAATCCATATCGCCACACTCCTGTCAGCAGCCGGGCAAATCCCTATATAACACCTCCACAACTACAGCAGTGTCAGACGCCAGGCCACTCCTCCTACCCTCCGCCTTCTGGACCCCCTGTGCAGACATACCAGATGCCGCCAGGACCACTGCCTCCG ctTCCTACAGCAGTGCAGTCACCAGCACAGCAAGTCCCTGCCAGACCCGCAGGACCCCTTGTGCCGGGGCCACCTCCTTTTGTACTTCAGAACCAGTACGAACCTGTTCAGCCACACTGGTTTTACTGCAAGGAGGTAGAATACAAACAGCTCTGGATGCCTTTCAGTGTGCTTGACTCTTTGAACCTCGAAGAGATCTATAATTCAG TGCAGCCAGATCCTGAGAGTGTGGTTCTAGGCACGGATGGCGGACGCTATGACGTGTACCTGTATGACCGCATGAGGAAGTCTGTGTACTGGGAAGAGGAGCCAGCTGAAGTGAGACGCTGCACTTGGTTTTACAAGGGGGACACAGACAGCAGATTTATTCCCTATACAGAGGAGTTCAGTGAAAAACTAGAG GCTGAGTATAAAAAAGCTGTAACCACAAATCAGTGGCACCGCAGACTAGAATTTCCAAGTGGAGAGACTATCGTTATGCATAACCCAAAG GTTATTGTCCAGTTCCAGCCTTCTTCAGTGCCTGATGAGTGGGGGACGACACAGGATGGACAGACAAGGCCCAGAGTTGTAAAGCGTGGAATTGACGACAACCTTGATGAAATTCCTGAtg GGGAAATGCCTCAAGTTGACCATTTGGTGTTCATGGTGCATGGCATTGGGCCTGTATGTGACTTGCGCTTTAGAAGCATTATTGAATGTG tggatgATTTTAGGGTGGTTTCTCTCAAGTTGCTGCAGACACACTTCAAGAAGTCTGTAGATGAAGGGAAAGTCAGCAGAGTGGAGTTCCTGCCAGTTCACTGGCACAGCGCCCTGGGTGGGCATGCCACGGGTGTTGACAG gAATATCAAGAAAATTACCTTGCCAAGTATCGGTCGGTTCCGGCACTTTACCAATGAGACTCTGCtagatgttttattttacaaTAGTCCTACCTACTGCCAGTCAATTGTGGAGAAGGTGGGAGTGGAGATAAACCGGCTACACTCACTGTTTATGAGTCGGAACCCAAACTTCAAAGGAAAGGTCTCGGTTGCTGGTCACAGTTTAG GTTCTTTGATACTGTTTGACATATTGTCTAATCAAAAAGATATGAGTGTCTCTAAGTCTCCAGGATCTGTGGCTGTTTCAAATGGAGTTATGAAACATTCAAATTTTCAGGAAAAGCAG ATATCTGAAGAGTCAAAGTTGATGTCCGATGAGTCATGTGACCTTGATGTTGAAGATGAAGAACCCCTAACTTTGCATGGAACCCTGGAAGCACTCAGCCTGTGTGATTACATTAGCacttttgaaaaggaaaagattGATATGGAATCTCTG CTTATGTGTACAGTTGATGACCTGAAGGAGATGGGGATACCCCTTGGGCCCAGGAAGAAGATAGCCAATTTTGTAAAACTTAAAGCAGCCAAACTG GAGCAGAAAAAAGCAACAGCAGAAAAGAAGGCAGCGCTGACTGCTTTGACAAAAGGACAAGATGAGAATGTTCCAAAAACTAAGGAAATGGCATCTCCATCTTCAGAAGCGAACGAGTCCAAGAGGAAGCTCTCAGTTGGGGCTTATGTGTCTTCTGTACGGGTTGATTATGAATCTTTTGAAGTTGGCACAGGACAG gtttctgttgcttacaGCTCATTAGACTTTGAAACGGAGATTTTCTTTGCCCTGGGCTCTCCAATTGGCATGTTTCTCACTATTCGAGGTGTGGATAGGATCGATGAGAACTATCGCCTCCCTACCTGCAAAGGCTTCTTCAATATTTACCATCCG CTCGATCCAGTGGCATACAGATTAGAGCCCATGATTGCTCCAGATTTGGACTTAAAAGCTGTTCTCATTCCACATcacaaaggcagaaagagactTCACTTAG AGTTGAAAGAAAGCCTTTCTCGAATGGGATCTGATTTGAAGCAGGGCTTTATCAGCTCTCTGAAAAGTGCTTGGCAAACACTCAATGAATTCGCCCGTGCTCACACCTCTTCTACTCAGTTGCAAGAAGAACTAGAGAAGGTCGCCAACCAAatcaaagaggaagaggaaaagcatGTAGTTGAAG CAGAAAAGATTGTTGAAAGTCCAGAATTTTCCAAGGATGAGGACTACTTAGGAAAGGTTGGAATGTTAAATGGAGGCCGCCGGATTGATTATGTTCTTCAAGAAAAGCCAATCGAGAGTTTTAATGAGTATCTTTTTGCACTTCAGAGTCACTTATGTTATTG GGAATCTGAAGATACTGCCCTCTtgttacttaaagaaatttatcGAACAATGAACATTAGTCCAGAGCAGCCCCAGCATTGA